From Mycobacterium lacus, one genomic window encodes:
- a CDS encoding MarR family transcriptional regulator — translation MAASQKRDPIAVARANWERAGWGDVSDGMVAVTSVMRAHQILLARVETALRPYDLSFSRFELLRLLAFSRTGALPITKASDRLQVHVTSVTHAIRRLEADGLVKRVPHPTDGRITLVQITELGRSTVEDATVTLNEHVFADIGMTADESRALVSSIETLRRNAGDF, via the coding sequence GTGGCTGCCTCACAAAAGCGTGACCCCATCGCCGTCGCGCGCGCCAATTGGGAGCGTGCCGGGTGGGGCGATGTGTCGGACGGCATGGTCGCGGTGACGTCGGTGATGCGTGCGCATCAGATCCTGCTGGCCCGCGTCGAGACGGCGCTGCGTCCTTACGATCTGAGCTTCTCCCGGTTCGAGCTGCTACGGCTATTGGCGTTTAGCCGCACTGGAGCGTTGCCGATCACGAAAGCGTCTGATCGGCTGCAGGTTCACGTCACCAGTGTCACCCACGCGATCCGCCGGCTGGAGGCCGACGGGCTGGTCAAGCGGGTGCCGCACCCCACCGATGGTCGGATCACGCTGGTGCAGATCACCGAACTCGGTCGGTCCACGGTCGAGGACGCCACCGTCACGCTCAACGAGCACGTGTTCGCCGACATCGGCATGACCGCTGACGAATCGCGGGCGCTGGTGTCGTCCATCGAAACGTTGCGCCGCAACGCCGGCGACTTTTGA
- a CDS encoding pyridoxal phosphate-dependent aminotransferase: MPPVERLVAAELGGALPSAIDPFALSLNENPFPPLPAVRSALIRSIDAANRYPEFLPERLRSLIACHIGMPAEQVVLGAGATGVVMHALRAFTAPGDAIVMAEPTFDGYPIVAQMARLTLVTVPLDPRGHNDFDGLADAATNARVVVVCRPHNPTGTLEPAGEVLRFLRRVPRDAVVLLDEAYIEFAAPEHWIDVSALLAQFPNVVVVRTFSKAYGLAGLRIGYGLATAELARTLWAQQLPFGMASTALLAVAASYEAEDQLLQRIRLITAERCYLRMCLSAMGTYTTDAHANFMYLPSRGRLWREVFADTGLQVRCYPDGGARITVGSRASTLAVLSAVGQVR, from the coding sequence ATGCCACCCGTAGAGCGCCTTGTCGCCGCGGAGCTCGGTGGCGCGCTGCCGAGTGCCATCGATCCGTTTGCGCTGTCGCTCAACGAGAATCCGTTTCCGCCGCTTCCGGCGGTGCGGTCGGCGCTGATTCGCTCGATCGATGCGGCCAACCGTTATCCGGAGTTTCTGCCCGAGCGGCTGCGCAGCCTGATCGCGTGCCACATCGGAATGCCCGCCGAACAGGTCGTGTTGGGCGCGGGCGCGACGGGTGTGGTGATGCACGCGCTGCGGGCATTCACCGCCCCGGGTGACGCGATAGTCATGGCGGAGCCGACCTTCGACGGGTACCCGATCGTCGCGCAAATGGCGCGGCTGACCTTGGTGACCGTCCCGCTCGACCCGCGGGGCCATAACGACTTCGACGGGTTGGCTGACGCCGCCACGAACGCGCGGGTGGTCGTGGTGTGCCGGCCGCACAACCCGACCGGCACCCTGGAGCCCGCGGGCGAGGTCTTGAGATTCCTGCGTCGAGTGCCGCGTGACGCCGTGGTGCTGCTCGACGAGGCATACATCGAATTCGCCGCCCCGGAGCACTGGATCGACGTTTCGGCATTGCTTGCCCAGTTTCCCAATGTGGTGGTGGTGCGGACCTTCTCCAAGGCCTACGGGTTGGCGGGACTGCGCATCGGATACGGGCTAGCGACAGCGGAGCTGGCCCGTACGCTGTGGGCCCAGCAGTTGCCGTTCGGCATGGCGAGTACCGCTTTGCTTGCCGTCGCAGCCTCCTACGAAGCCGAGGACCAACTGCTGCAGAGGATCCGGCTGATCACCGCCGAACGTTGCTATCTGCGGATGTGTCTGAGCGCGATGGGGACATACACCACCGACGCGCATGCGAACTTCATGTACCTGCCGTCGCGGGGTCGGCTGTGGCGTGAAGTATTCGCCGATACCGGGCTGCAGGTCCGGTGCTACCCGGACGGCGGCGCGCGCATTACCGTGGGCAGCCGCGCGTCCACCCTGGCGGTGCTATCCGCGGTGGGGCAAGTGCGGTAA
- a CDS encoding 3-oxoacyl-ACP synthase III family protein has translation MSQPAVSLTDVSTYLPGEPIGADYYAQFAESDNLRDNLMFRAPRFRHHVAPDESAIDMVERAAQGLIERHGHDVVESADVLITHTQVPDMAFYGEGGGIAHRLGMRPSWVLDLNNGGCAAFVLALNVARKLLSSGDGRTALIAIAQNAAGQFFDQPRTRCKAQSAVPGDGAAVGLVTVSDQSPILGIECRTYGEYAGEMTLSFDPPRKWWQAGPGEGSIGFTESKITKVLARGNRQVPEVAFAVCDRIGLDPKDIDLLVTNQPNRVFLRNWREALELPKEHHRDTFDECGNLFGAGIPVNLDRAISDGQVKSGDVVMMAAFAHAGDFAGAAAVRWGGRP, from the coding sequence GTGAGTCAACCCGCCGTCAGCCTGACCGACGTCTCCACCTATCTGCCCGGCGAGCCCATCGGCGCCGACTATTACGCGCAATTCGCCGAATCCGACAACCTGCGTGACAACCTGATGTTCCGCGCTCCGAGGTTCCGCCATCACGTCGCCCCCGACGAGAGCGCGATCGATATGGTCGAGCGGGCGGCGCAGGGCTTGATCGAGCGCCACGGACACGACGTCGTCGAAAGTGCCGACGTGTTGATCACCCATACCCAGGTACCGGATATGGCGTTCTACGGCGAAGGCGGCGGCATCGCTCACCGCTTGGGCATGCGGCCGTCCTGGGTGCTGGATCTGAACAACGGCGGCTGCGCCGCGTTTGTGTTGGCGCTCAATGTGGCTCGTAAGCTGCTGTCGTCGGGTGACGGACGGACCGCGTTGATCGCCATCGCACAGAATGCGGCCGGGCAGTTTTTCGATCAGCCCAGGACTCGGTGTAAGGCGCAGTCGGCGGTGCCCGGCGACGGCGCCGCGGTCGGGCTGGTCACGGTAAGCGACCAATCACCCATTCTCGGTATCGAGTGCCGCACGTACGGCGAATACGCCGGCGAAATGACGCTGTCCTTCGATCCCCCGCGCAAGTGGTGGCAGGCCGGTCCCGGTGAGGGCAGCATCGGTTTCACCGAAAGCAAGATCACCAAGGTCTTGGCCCGTGGCAATCGGCAGGTTCCCGAAGTCGCGTTCGCGGTCTGTGACCGAATCGGCTTGGACCCCAAAGACATCGACCTCCTGGTCACCAACCAGCCCAACCGCGTGTTTCTGCGCAATTGGCGTGAGGCTCTCGAGTTGCCCAAGGAACATCATCGCGACACGTTTGACGAGTGCGGCAATCTGTTCGGCGCAGGCATTCCGGTCAACCTCGATCGCGCGATATCCGATGGCCAAGTCAAGTCGGGTGACGTGGTCATGATGGCAGCCTTTGCCCACGCCGGCGATTTCGCCGGCGCGGCCGCGGTGCGCTGGGGTGGGCGGCCCTGA
- a CDS encoding SRPBCC family protein, whose amino-acid sequence MSLPALEDIPTPIDGVTRIETSPREKATPIIMEMMRSVYPHHQVFGEYCTVNDFIDCPPDELFEYMADTRSLEEWTYSLRGFTPTDEPGLWLAYDRLGSETKIYTRTIANAEARTVDYHCAWDQGKHLWMIYMMRVVDAQVVLDKPGSVVLWTNCHHPFYDHNPYPETAPPQRPVWVGDFWDMFGAGHLLEMKTLKAIAEYRHHNGLPVTPAWMR is encoded by the coding sequence ATGTCACTGCCAGCGCTTGAGGATATCCCCACCCCCATCGACGGGGTAACTCGGATCGAGACCAGCCCGCGGGAGAAGGCCACCCCGATCATCATGGAGATGATGCGGTCCGTCTACCCACACCATCAAGTCTTCGGTGAGTACTGCACCGTCAACGATTTCATCGACTGCCCGCCCGACGAGCTGTTCGAGTACATGGCGGACACCCGCAGCCTCGAGGAGTGGACCTACAGCCTTCGCGGCTTCACGCCCACCGACGAACCTGGCCTGTGGCTGGCCTACGACCGGCTCGGCTCGGAGACCAAGATCTACACCCGCACGATCGCCAACGCGGAAGCACGCACCGTCGACTACCACTGCGCGTGGGACCAGGGCAAGCACTTGTGGATGATCTACATGATGCGCGTCGTCGACGCCCAGGTGGTCCTCGACAAGCCCGGTTCGGTTGTGCTGTGGACCAATTGCCACCACCCGTTCTATGACCACAACCCGTATCCAGAAACCGCACCGCCGCAGCGCCCGGTCTGGGTGGGCGACTTCTGGGACATGTTCGGCGCGGGCCATCTGCTGGAGATGAAGACCCTCAAGGCCATTGCCGAGTACCGCCACCACAACGGCCTGCCGGTCACACCCGCCTGGATGAGATGA
- a CDS encoding thiamine pyrophosphate-binding protein — protein sequence MPRTHRVVDHIVEHLAALGVDHIFGVDGANIEDLYDAAHFQSDITAVLAKHEFSAATMADGYSRSGAGLGSGLGVVASTSGGGALNLVAGLGESLASRVPVLALVGQAPTTMDGRGSFQDMSGCNGALNAQAVFSAVSLSCERVVTPSDIVSALPRAVAAARTGGPAVLLLPKDIQQGYVDVNWGGYRASRTTQDLRPIGNPHPIAQVLRHANGPVTIIVGEQVARDDARAELEALRAVLRARVATVPDAKDVAGTPGCGSSSALGVTGVMGNPGVAQAVAASAVCLVVGTRLSVTARTGLDDALAAVRTVSIGSATPYVPCTHVHTDDLRGSLRMLTHALSGPGRPTGLRVPDVVHRTELTPPPLVGAGVRYRDAMAVLDGALPDGTDIVVDAGNTGASAVHYLPARRGGRFAVALGMGGMGYSFGAGIGMAFGRANTGRPAGRTVVVAGDGAFFMHGMEIHTAVQYRLPVTFVLLNNNAHAMCVTREQLFYDDLYSYNRFRSSRLGAGLAAMFPGLTSVDVTDLDGFAAAVRAALEVDGPAVVSVECAADEIPPFAPFLAKTSIKAPATDEIPAAKESRTNVTASA from the coding sequence ATGCCCAGGACGCACCGGGTGGTCGACCACATCGTTGAGCACCTCGCGGCACTTGGAGTCGACCACATTTTCGGGGTGGACGGCGCCAACATCGAGGATCTGTACGATGCGGCGCACTTCCAGTCGGATATCACCGCGGTGCTGGCCAAGCACGAGTTCTCCGCCGCCACGATGGCTGACGGGTACAGCCGCAGCGGGGCCGGGCTAGGTTCCGGCCTCGGAGTAGTGGCGTCGACCTCGGGCGGCGGCGCGCTGAATCTCGTTGCGGGCCTGGGTGAATCGTTGGCCAGCCGGGTTCCGGTGTTGGCCCTGGTCGGCCAAGCCCCCACCACAATGGACGGCCGGGGCAGCTTTCAGGACATGAGCGGTTGCAACGGGGCGCTGAATGCCCAGGCGGTGTTTTCGGCGGTCTCGCTGTCGTGCGAGCGGGTGGTCACGCCGTCGGACATCGTCTCGGCGCTGCCCCGGGCCGTCGCCGCGGCTCGCACCGGGGGCCCGGCGGTGTTGTTGCTGCCCAAGGACATTCAGCAGGGATATGTCGATGTCAATTGGGGTGGTTATCGGGCCAGCCGTACCACGCAGGACCTGCGACCCATCGGCAACCCGCATCCAATAGCCCAGGTCCTGCGCCACGCGAACGGTCCGGTCACGATCATCGTGGGCGAGCAGGTGGCCCGTGACGACGCCCGGGCCGAGCTCGAAGCGCTGCGCGCGGTGTTGCGCGCGCGGGTGGCGACCGTTCCCGACGCCAAGGATGTCGCCGGGACGCCCGGTTGCGGGTCGTCGTCGGCGCTGGGGGTTACCGGCGTGATGGGCAATCCGGGCGTGGCCCAAGCGGTGGCGGCCAGCGCCGTGTGCCTGGTGGTCGGCACTCGATTGTCGGTGACGGCGCGCACCGGCTTGGACGACGCGCTCGCGGCGGTGCGAACGGTCTCGATCGGCTCCGCAACGCCGTATGTCCCGTGCACCCACGTGCACACCGACGACCTGCGCGGTTCGCTGCGCATGCTGACCCACGCCCTGTCCGGACCCGGACGGCCAACCGGACTGCGCGTGCCCGATGTGGTGCACCGGACCGAGCTGACGCCCCCACCCCTCGTCGGAGCGGGTGTGCGCTACCGCGACGCCATGGCGGTGCTGGACGGCGCCCTGCCCGACGGGACGGACATCGTGGTCGACGCCGGCAACACCGGCGCGTCCGCGGTCCACTACTTGCCGGCCCGGCGGGGTGGCCGGTTCGCGGTCGCGCTCGGCATGGGAGGGATGGGTTACAGCTTCGGCGCCGGCATCGGCATGGCGTTCGGGCGCGCGAACACCGGACGGCCCGCCGGGCGCACCGTGGTAGTCGCCGGGGATGGCGCGTTTTTCATGCACGGCATGGAGATACACACCGCGGTGCAGTACCGGCTTCCGGTGACGTTTGTCTTGCTCAACAACAACGCCCACGCCATGTGCGTGACCCGCGAACAGCTGTTCTACGACGATCTCTACAGCTACAACCGGTTCCGTTCCAGCCGGCTGGGTGCCGGTCTGGCGGCAATGTTCCCGGGCCTGACATCCGTGGACGTCACGGACCTCGACGGATTTGCCGCCGCTGTGCGCGCGGCCCTCGAGGTCGACGGCCCGGCGGTGGTCAGCGTCGAGTGTGCCGCCGACGAAATTCCCCCGTTTGCACCGTTTCTCGCCAAGACATCAATCAAAGCTCCTGCCACAGACGAGATTCCAGCCGCGAAGGAGAGCCGAACGAATGTCACTGCCAGCGCTTGA
- a CDS encoding anti-sigma factor family protein: MTTPLRGLGPPGDYGVRNVSTGGNHPYAMWDAAYVLGSLSAADRREFEAHMAHCPACREAVAELCGVPALLSQLDREVVAAINESGATAATPPVSPELLPSLLATVRWRRRRSRITTWLASAAAAVVLGIGVLVGVAGHSGTAPQQATVSAQPMAQVGTNLLTSTVSLTSQHWGTFINLRCVCLAPPTAHHDTLAMVVVGRDGSTTRLATWVAEPGHTATPAGSISTPVDQIAAVQVVAADSGQVLLQRSL; encoded by the coding sequence ATGACGACGCCGCTACGAGGACTTGGCCCGCCCGGCGACTACGGGGTACGTAACGTGTCGACGGGTGGTAACCACCCCTATGCGATGTGGGATGCCGCGTACGTGTTGGGGTCGCTGTCCGCCGCCGATCGCCGCGAATTCGAGGCACACATGGCCCATTGCCCGGCGTGCCGGGAGGCCGTCGCGGAACTCTGTGGTGTGCCGGCGCTACTCTCGCAGCTCGACCGTGAAGTCGTGGCCGCGATCAACGAGTCCGGCGCCACGGCCGCAACACCTCCGGTGTCGCCGGAGCTACTTCCGTCGTTGCTGGCAACGGTGCGTTGGCGTCGTCGCCGTAGCCGCATAACGACGTGGCTGGCCTCGGCCGCCGCGGCCGTGGTGCTGGGGATCGGTGTGTTGGTGGGCGTTGCGGGCCACTCCGGGACGGCCCCGCAACAGGCGACCGTGTCCGCACAGCCGATGGCACAGGTTGGGACGAACCTGCTGACCTCGACGGTTTCACTAACCAGCCAGCATTGGGGGACGTTCATCAACCTGCGATGCGTCTGCCTGGCTCCGCCGACTGCTCACCACGACACGCTGGCGATGGTCGTGGTGGGTCGCGACGGTAGCACGACCCGGCTGGCGACCTGGGTGGCCGAGCCCGGACACACAGCGACGCCGGCCGGCAGCATCTCAACACCGGTCGACCAGATCGCCGCCGTGCAGGTCGTTGCCGCTGATAGCGGACAGGTTCTGCTGCAGCGCTCGCTGTAA
- a CDS encoding sigma-70 family RNA polymerase sigma factor produces the protein MARVAGGAAAEAALMRALYDEHAAVLWRYALRLTGDASQAEDVVQETLLRAWQHPEVIGDTERSARAWLFTVARNMIIDDRRSARFRNVVGSTDEEGAPEQSTPDEVNAALDRLLIADAMAQLSAEHRAVIDRSYYRGWTTAQIASDLGIAEGTVKSRLHYAVRALRLTLQELGVTR, from the coding sequence GTGGCCCGCGTAGCCGGCGGTGCGGCTGCAGAAGCCGCTCTCATGCGGGCGCTCTACGACGAGCATGCCGCGGTGTTGTGGCGCTATGCACTGCGGCTGACGGGCGACGCCAGCCAGGCGGAGGACGTCGTCCAGGAGACGCTGCTGCGGGCGTGGCAGCATCCGGAAGTGATCGGCGATACGGAGCGGTCGGCACGGGCGTGGTTGTTCACGGTCGCTCGCAACATGATCATCGACGACCGGCGCAGCGCACGGTTCCGCAATGTCGTCGGCTCGACCGACGAGGAAGGCGCGCCCGAGCAGTCCACGCCGGACGAGGTGAACGCGGCGCTGGACCGGCTGCTGATCGCCGACGCGATGGCCCAGCTGTCCGCCGAGCATCGCGCCGTGATCGACCGGTCCTACTACCGCGGATGGACCACCGCCCAGATTGCATCAGACCTAGGAATAGCGGAGGGAACAGTGAAGTCGCGATTACACTATGCCGTGCGGGCATTGCGGCTCACTCTGCAGGAACTTGGAGTCACACGATGA
- the map gene encoding type I methionyl aminopeptidase yields the protein MRTLVRLRSRRVVPQRTPDELDAMAAAGAVVAAALEAVRAAAVAGVSTLSLDEIAESVIREAGATPSFLGYHGYPASICASVNDRVVHGIPSAAEILAPGDLVSIDCGAVLDGWHGDAAITIGVGTLIPADEALSLATRKALEAGISAMIAGNRLTDVAHAIETATRAAEVRYGRAFGIVDGYGGHGIGRQMHMDPFLPNEGAPGRGPLLAPGSVLAIEPMLTLGTRKTVVLDDKWTVTTADGSRAAHWEHTVAVTEGGPRVLTRA from the coding sequence ATGCGCACCCTGGTACGACTCCGAAGTCGCAGAGTCGTGCCACAGCGCACCCCCGACGAGCTCGACGCGATGGCCGCGGCCGGCGCCGTCGTCGCCGCCGCGCTGGAAGCGGTGCGGGCGGCCGCGGTCGCCGGGGTATCCACCCTGAGTCTCGACGAAATCGCCGAATCGGTGATCCGCGAAGCCGGTGCGACACCGTCATTCCTGGGCTATCACGGTTACCCGGCGTCGATCTGCGCCTCGGTCAACGACAGGGTGGTGCACGGCATCCCGTCCGCCGCTGAAATCCTCGCACCCGGCGACCTGGTATCCATCGACTGCGGCGCGGTCCTGGACGGCTGGCACGGCGATGCCGCGATCACCATTGGGGTGGGCACCCTGATCCCCGCCGACGAGGCGCTGTCGCTGGCGACCAGGAAAGCGCTGGAGGCCGGAATCTCGGCGATGATCGCCGGAAACCGACTGACCGACGTCGCCCATGCCATCGAAACCGCCACGCGCGCCGCCGAGGTTCGCTACGGGCGAGCGTTCGGGATCGTCGATGGCTACGGCGGACATGGCATCGGCCGGCAGATGCACATGGATCCTTTCCTCCCCAACGAGGGCGCCCCGGGGCGCGGCCCCCTGCTGGCCCCCGGTTCGGTGCTCGCCATCGAACCGATGCTGACGCTGGGAACCCGTAAGACGGTGGTGCTCGACGACAAATGGACGGTCACCACCGCCGACGGGTCCCGGGCGGCACACTGGGAACACACCGTGGCGGTGACCGAGGGCGGACCCCGCGTGCTCACGCGGGCATAA
- the secY gene encoding preprotein translocase subunit SecY, with protein sequence MLSAFISSLRTVDLRRKILFTLGIVILYRVGAALPSPGVNFPHVQQCIKEASGGEAGQIYSLINLFSGGALLKLTVFAVGVMPYITASIIVQLLTVVIPRFEELRKEGQAGQAKMTQYTRYLAIALAILQATSIVALAANGGLLQGCSLDIIADQSIFTLVVIVMVMTGGAALVMWMGELITERGIGNGMSLLIFVGIAARIPAEGQSILESRGGVIFAAVCAAALIIIVGVVFVEQGQRRIPVQYAKRMVGRRMYGGTSTYLPLKVNQAGVIPVIFASSLIYIPHLITQLIRSGSGGLGNSWWDKFVGSYLSDPGNAVYIGIYFGLIIFFTYFYVSVTFNPDERADEMKKFGGFIPGIRPGRPTADYLRFVLSRITLPGSIYLGVISVLPNLFLQIGNGGAVQNLPFGGTAVLIMIGVGLDTVKQIESQLMQRNYEGFLK encoded by the coding sequence GTGCTCTCGGCTTTCATCTCATCGCTGCGAACAGTCGACCTGAGACGGAAGATCCTCTTCACGCTGGGCATTGTCATCCTCTACCGCGTCGGTGCCGCGCTGCCGTCGCCCGGTGTCAATTTCCCGCACGTGCAGCAGTGCATCAAAGAGGCCAGCGGTGGCGAAGCCGGACAGATCTACTCGCTGATCAACTTGTTCTCCGGCGGCGCGCTGCTCAAACTGACGGTGTTCGCGGTGGGCGTGATGCCCTACATCACCGCCAGCATCATCGTGCAGCTGCTCACGGTGGTCATTCCCAGGTTCGAAGAACTGCGCAAAGAGGGCCAGGCCGGTCAGGCCAAGATGACGCAGTACACGCGCTACCTGGCGATAGCGCTGGCCATCCTGCAGGCCACCAGCATCGTTGCGCTCGCGGCCAACGGCGGGCTGCTGCAGGGCTGCTCGCTGGACATCATCGCCGACCAGAGCATCTTCACCCTGGTCGTCATCGTGATGGTGATGACGGGCGGTGCGGCGCTGGTGATGTGGATGGGCGAGTTGATCACCGAACGCGGCATCGGCAACGGCATGTCGTTGCTGATCTTCGTCGGCATCGCCGCCCGCATTCCTGCCGAAGGGCAGAGCATCCTGGAAAGCCGGGGCGGGGTCATCTTCGCCGCCGTCTGCGCGGCCGCGCTGATCATCATCGTCGGCGTGGTGTTCGTCGAGCAGGGCCAGCGCCGTATCCCGGTGCAATACGCCAAGCGCATGGTGGGCCGGCGCATGTACGGCGGAACGTCGACGTATCTGCCGCTCAAGGTCAACCAGGCCGGCGTTATCCCGGTCATCTTCGCGTCCTCGCTGATCTACATTCCGCACCTGATCACCCAGCTGATCCGCAGCGGTAGCGGCGGTCTGGGTAACAGCTGGTGGGACAAATTCGTCGGCAGCTACTTGTCCGACCCGGGCAACGCGGTCTATATCGGCATCTACTTCGGGCTGATCATCTTCTTCACCTACTTCTACGTGTCGGTGACCTTCAACCCCGACGAGCGTGCCGACGAGATGAAAAAGTTCGGCGGGTTCATTCCGGGCATTCGGCCGGGACGGCCGACCGCCGACTATCTGCGCTTCGTGCTGAGCCGGATTACCCTGCCGGGCTCGATCTACCTAGGCGTGATCTCGGTGCTGCCCAACCTGTTCCTCCAGATCGGCAATGGTGGAGCGGTGCAAAATCTACCCTTCGGGGGTACGGCGGTTCTGATCATGATTGGCGTCGGCTTGGATACGGTCAAACAGATCGAGAGTCAGCTCATGCAGCGCAACTACGAAGGGTTCCTCAAGTGA
- a CDS encoding class I SAM-dependent methyltransferase, with product MTRTPRDSWDLASSVGATATMVAAARALANEEASPIINDPFAAPLVRAVGLDFFTRLVDGELAAWAADGAERDLQMVTDSIAVRTRFFDEFFLDAARGGVRQSVILAAGLDARAYRLPWPSGSVVYELDQPEVVEFKTTAMSTLGAVPAADRRTVGVDLRDGWPATLRDSGFDDAKPAAWSAEGLLMYLPPEAQDWLFDNITALSAPGSRLATEYHPDSGPTMTERAREFNQRWVNLGCDIDLSGLFYDGERSNVVDYLTGRGWRVTTRPRRELFTDYGRVFPDDEMSQLRNVVTVTATLG from the coding sequence ATGACACGTACCCCTCGAGACAGCTGGGATCTGGCTTCGAGCGTTGGTGCCACGGCCACGATGGTCGCCGCCGCCCGCGCGCTGGCCAACGAGGAGGCCAGCCCGATCATCAACGACCCGTTCGCGGCGCCATTGGTGCGGGCAGTCGGCCTCGACTTCTTCACCCGCCTGGTCGACGGCGAACTCGCTGCTTGGGCGGCCGACGGTGCCGAGCGCGACTTGCAGATGGTGACGGATTCGATCGCGGTGCGCACCCGCTTCTTCGACGAGTTCTTCCTCGACGCCGCCCGCGGCGGCGTTCGCCAATCGGTGATTCTGGCCGCCGGCCTCGACGCTCGGGCATACCGGCTGCCCTGGCCGAGCGGCAGTGTGGTGTATGAGCTCGATCAGCCCGAGGTTGTCGAGTTCAAGACCACCGCGATGTCGACCCTGGGCGCCGTTCCGGCGGCGGACCGGCGAACGGTCGGCGTCGATCTGCGCGACGGCTGGCCGGCCACGTTGCGCGACAGCGGATTTGACGATGCGAAACCCGCCGCCTGGAGCGCGGAAGGCTTGCTGATGTACCTTCCGCCCGAAGCCCAGGATTGGCTCTTCGACAACATCACCGCGCTCAGCGCGCCAGGAAGCCGCCTGGCCACCGAATACCACCCCGACTCCGGCCCCACGATGACTGAACGCGCCCGAGAGTTCAATCAGCGTTGGGTCAACTTGGGTTGTGACATCGACCTGTCGGGGCTGTTCTACGACGGTGAGCGCAGCAATGTCGTCGACTACCTCACCGGTCGAGGCTGGCGGGTGACCACCAGGCCACGCCGGGAGCTGTTCACCGATTACGGTCGGGTCTTCCCGGACGACGAGATGTCCCAGCTCCGCAACGTCGTCACCGTTACCGCAACGCTGGGATAG
- a CDS encoding GNAT family N-acetyltransferase, which translates to MTDHDQTAARREIADALLAALERRHEVADAIVEAKNKAAAVESIVTLLGTSHLAAEAVMSMSFDQLTQDAREKILAELDDLNKQLSFTLRERPASSGETLELRPFSAEEDRDIFAARTEEMGAAGDGSGGPAGSVDQEIRAAMKRIDDEEAAWFVAVDSGQKVGLVFGELVHGEVDVRIWIHPEHRKKGYGTAALRKCRSEMAWCFPAVPMVARAPAANPG; encoded by the coding sequence ATGACAGATCACGACCAGACCGCAGCCCGTCGAGAGATCGCAGACGCCCTGCTCGCCGCGCTGGAACGCCGGCATGAGGTCGCCGACGCCATCGTCGAGGCCAAGAACAAGGCCGCTGCGGTCGAGTCGATAGTGACCTTGCTCGGCACCTCCCACCTAGCCGCCGAAGCAGTAATGAGCATGTCCTTCGACCAGCTCACCCAGGATGCGCGCGAGAAGATCCTCGCCGAGCTTGACGACCTGAACAAACAGCTCAGCTTCACCCTTAGAGAGCGTCCGGCTAGCTCGGGCGAGACCCTCGAGCTTCGCCCGTTTTCCGCCGAAGAGGACCGCGACATCTTCGCCGCGCGCACCGAGGAGATGGGCGCCGCTGGCGACGGATCCGGCGGCCCGGCGGGCAGCGTCGACCAAGAGATCCGTGCGGCGATGAAACGTATCGACGACGAAGAGGCCGCGTGGTTCGTGGCGGTCGATTCCGGGCAGAAGGTCGGGCTGGTGTTCGGCGAACTGGTCCACGGCGAGGTGGACGTGCGGATCTGGATCCACCCCGAGCACCGCAAGAAGGGTTACGGCACCGCCGCGCTGCGCAAATGTCGGTCGGAGATGGCGTGGTGTTTCCCCGCCGTTCCGATGGTCGCCCGCGCGCCCGCGGCCAACCCCGGCTAG